From Pandoraea norimbergensis, the proteins below share one genomic window:
- a CDS encoding MFS transporter has protein sequence MTQPAPTSRPVVSVYGTLSMLAAIMFFGFMTIGMPLPVLPVYVHETLGYGSFVVGVTIGIQSVVTLLLRSYAGRTVDTRGPRRAVLTGLCGCAAAGVLYLIASMIPNPTLALGVLFAGRVVLGFGESLLLTGGMSWGIGLLGAAHASKAISWQGVSMYTAIAVGAPFGAYLLESAGFTVVALVSIVVPAISFAIALRLPAAAPVGGTRLPFLRVVGLVWRPGLAMTLGSIGYAVIAAFITLYYASHGWTGAAYALTLYSGCFIGMRVLFAHAVDRFGGRRVAMCSLVFSALGQFLLWGAVHPNMALIGAGLTGLGFSLVFPALGVEALRSVPPQNRGAALAAYSAFFDLALGLIGPMAGLVANYFGYASIFFCGALGGIVAILMIARLPHANADHAPAGPAGGGH, from the coding sequence ATGACGCAACCCGCTCCAACGTCGCGGCCAGTCGTCAGTGTCTACGGGACACTGAGCATGCTGGCCGCCATCATGTTCTTCGGCTTTATGACCATCGGCATGCCGCTGCCCGTGCTGCCGGTGTATGTCCACGAAACACTCGGCTACGGCTCGTTCGTCGTCGGCGTGACCATCGGTATCCAGTCGGTCGTGACGCTGCTACTGCGCTCCTACGCCGGGCGCACGGTCGACACGCGCGGCCCGCGCCGTGCCGTGCTCACGGGCCTGTGCGGCTGTGCCGCCGCCGGGGTGTTGTATCTGATCGCGTCCATGATCCCGAATCCCACGCTCGCACTGGGCGTGTTGTTTGCCGGACGCGTCGTGCTCGGTTTCGGCGAAAGTCTGTTGCTCACCGGCGGCATGTCGTGGGGCATCGGCCTGCTCGGCGCGGCGCACGCCAGCAAGGCCATTTCGTGGCAAGGCGTGTCGATGTACACGGCGATTGCCGTGGGGGCACCGTTCGGTGCCTATCTGCTGGAATCGGCCGGGTTCACCGTGGTGGCACTCGTCAGCATTGTCGTGCCGGCGATCTCCTTCGCCATTGCGCTGCGCCTGCCCGCTGCCGCGCCGGTCGGCGGCACCCGTCTGCCGTTCCTGCGGGTGGTCGGCCTCGTGTGGCGTCCGGGGCTGGCGATGACGCTCGGCAGCATCGGCTACGCCGTGATCGCGGCCTTCATCACCCTGTATTACGCCAGCCACGGCTGGACCGGCGCCGCCTACGCGCTCACGCTGTACAGCGGCTGCTTCATCGGCATGCGCGTTCTGTTTGCCCATGCGGTCGATCGCTTCGGCGGGCGCCGCGTCGCGATGTGCTCGCTCGTGTTCAGTGCCCTCGGCCAGTTTCTGCTGTGGGGTGCGGTCCATCCGAACATGGCGCTGATCGGCGCGGGGCTGACCGGCCTCGGCTTTTCGCTGGTGTTTCCGGCGCTCGGTGTGGAAGCGCTGCGCTCGGTGCCGCCGCAAAACCGGGGCGCCGCACTGGCGGCCTATTCGGCGTTCTTCGATCTGGCGTTGGGTCTGATTGGACCGATGGCCGGGTTGGTCGCGAACTATTTCGGTTACGCCTCGATCTTTTTCTGTGGCGCGCTCGGCGGCATCGTCGCCATTCTGATGATCGCGCGCTTGCCTCACGCCAACGCGGACCACGCGCCGGCCGGTCCGGCTGGCGGTGGTCATTGA
- a CDS encoding LLM class flavin-dependent oxidoreductase has product MTQTRNRIKLSVLDQTPVIHGHSAADAIAATVELAQAADDLGYTRYWCAEHHGLRGVANPAPEVMIARLASVTKRLRVGSGGVMLPYYSPFKLAEQFLMLEALFPNRIDLGVGRAPGGDMRTARAVAKGPYDAGEHFPQQVEELARLFGGTLPDDHPYRGVLLQPAVETRPELWVLGSSEFGGLLAAQLGLRYCFAHFINAHYGHRVTEAYRERFTPGQLDKPYCAVALFVICADTDAEAEALEAGVDLRRVQMAYGMNEPIPSLEQGADAKPQYRDRELSVIAREKPRSIIGTPERVTARVLELQEQFDADEIIVLTVAGSYRARLRSHELLAQAFSLSASDGASD; this is encoded by the coding sequence ATGACGCAAACCCGCAATCGCATCAAACTCTCGGTGCTCGACCAGACACCGGTGATTCACGGCCATAGCGCCGCAGATGCCATCGCCGCCACGGTCGAATTGGCCCAAGCGGCCGACGACCTCGGCTACACGCGCTACTGGTGCGCGGAACACCACGGCCTGCGTGGCGTGGCCAACCCTGCGCCCGAAGTCATGATTGCGCGGCTGGCCAGTGTGACCAAACGCCTGCGCGTCGGGTCCGGCGGTGTGATGCTGCCGTATTACAGCCCGTTCAAGCTGGCCGAGCAGTTTCTGATGCTCGAAGCATTGTTTCCGAATCGCATCGACCTCGGCGTCGGACGCGCGCCCGGTGGCGACATGCGCACCGCACGCGCTGTCGCCAAAGGGCCCTACGATGCCGGCGAGCACTTTCCGCAGCAAGTGGAGGAACTGGCCCGGCTCTTCGGCGGCACCCTGCCCGACGATCACCCCTATCGCGGCGTGCTGCTGCAACCGGCCGTCGAAACGCGTCCGGAGTTGTGGGTGCTGGGGTCGAGTGAGTTCGGTGGATTGCTCGCCGCACAACTCGGGTTGCGTTACTGCTTTGCGCACTTCATCAATGCGCACTACGGCCATCGCGTGACCGAGGCGTATCGCGAACGCTTCACCCCCGGTCAACTCGATAAGCCTTACTGCGCCGTGGCGCTGTTCGTGATCTGTGCGGATACCGATGCCGAAGCCGAAGCCCTCGAAGCGGGTGTCGACCTGCGTCGCGTGCAGATGGCTTACGGCATGAACGAACCGATTCCGAGTCTTGAACAAGGCGCAGACGCCAAGCCGCAATATCGTGACCGCGAGTTGTCGGTAATCGCGCGCGAGAAGCCCCGTAGTATCATCGGCACCCCGGAACGCGTGACCGCTCGCGTGCTCGAGTTGCAGGAGCAGTTCGATGCCGACGAGATCATCGTGCTGACGGTGGCCGGCAGTTACCGCGCCCGTCTGCGCTCGCACGAATTGCTGGCGCAAGCGTTCTCGCTGTCGGCATCCGACGGTGCCTCCGACTGA
- the dut gene encoding dUTP diphosphatase produces the protein MKLDVKILDERLRSQLPAYATPGSAGLDLRACLDAPLTIAPGQTVLVPTGLAIHLADSGYAALILPRSGLGHKHGIVLGNLVGLIDSDYQGQLMVSTWNRGNEPFVLNPFERLAQLVIVPVVQAEFNLVDEFPESDRGAGGFGSTGKH, from the coding sequence ATGAAACTCGACGTCAAGATCCTCGACGAGCGCCTGCGCTCGCAGCTCCCCGCCTACGCCACGCCGGGCAGCGCCGGGCTCGATCTGCGCGCGTGCCTCGACGCGCCGCTCACTATCGCCCCGGGCCAGACCGTGCTCGTGCCGACGGGGCTGGCGATCCATCTGGCCGATTCGGGCTACGCCGCGCTGATTCTGCCGCGCTCAGGCCTCGGCCATAAGCACGGCATCGTGCTCGGCAATCTGGTCGGACTGATCGACTCGGATTATCAGGGCCAGTTGATGGTCTCGACGTGGAACCGCGGCAACGAGCCGTTCGTGCTGAACCCGTTCGAGCGTCTGGCACAACTGGTGATCGTGCCGGTCGTGCAGGCCGAGTTCAATCTCGTGGACGAATTCCCCGAGAGCGATCGCGGTGCCGGTGGCTTCGGCAGCACGGGCAAGCACTAA